The following proteins are encoded in a genomic region of Oceaniferula marina:
- a CDS encoding peptidylprolyl isomerase: protein MKALICALTWMVLALASNVHAQIYADFTVSHGGSSLGTFRVQLHYDKAPRTCANFIGLATGQRAWLDTTTGKVVTGKKYYDGLTFHRLIHNFMIQGGDPRGTGSGGPGYAFQDEFHPDLRHDGRYMLSMANSGPHSNGSQFFITFGETSHLDDKHSVFGEVINDATYPDGRAIIDDFTNSNVFSTGVNDLPNAPIVIESVVISGAGLAGFNIHDPALALPVVTAVQPEVKYDLASQEYTMTFDRQALGEYYLTESKDFSTWTSLKETVDEQESSIPYLFSADHADDTSEVFRGIQGERYFTRMVQTQYSSLLRAPQDMTTAGSVFSLPMGDSETVDVTFDGSGGGTWAHSGGGSGALTLLYYEQPLHQASGIERKTYSLARWMPIARLAVVFDVPVGSEKWTTLNFWNLNNGQLQWYINFHSPTSGWCDGAIVYQIPGPGGVGTAEDVKFVRLPFTYTP from the coding sequence ATGAAAGCCCTTATTTGTGCCCTTACATGGATGGTGCTCGCCTTGGCGAGCAATGTACATGCCCAGATCTATGCGGATTTCACCGTATCCCACGGTGGCTCCTCGCTGGGGACCTTCCGAGTCCAGTTGCATTATGACAAGGCTCCGAGGACTTGTGCAAATTTCATCGGTTTGGCGACCGGTCAAAGGGCATGGTTGGATACCACGACCGGTAAGGTGGTGACCGGCAAAAAGTACTATGACGGGCTGACGTTCCACCGCTTGATCCACAATTTTATGATCCAGGGAGGAGATCCCCGGGGGACGGGCTCGGGTGGTCCGGGATATGCTTTCCAGGACGAGTTTCACCCTGATTTGAGGCATGACGGGCGTTATATGTTATCGATGGCGAACTCGGGTCCTCATTCGAATGGTTCCCAGTTTTTTATTACTTTCGGGGAAACTTCACACTTGGATGATAAGCACTCGGTGTTTGGTGAGGTCATCAATGATGCGACATACCCAGATGGCCGTGCAATTATCGATGATTTTACCAACAGCAATGTTTTTTCGACAGGGGTGAATGATCTTCCGAATGCTCCGATTGTGATTGAATCCGTTGTGATATCAGGTGCTGGCTTGGCTGGATTTAATATCCATGACCCAGCCTTAGCTCTACCCGTGGTGACGGCGGTTCAACCTGAAGTGAAATACGATTTGGCTTCGCAGGAATACACGATGACTTTTGATCGTCAGGCTTTGGGCGAATATTACCTGACTGAGTCCAAGGATTTTTCCACTTGGACGTCTCTGAAGGAGACCGTTGATGAGCAGGAATCATCGATACCTTACTTATTCAGTGCGGATCACGCTGATGATACGAGTGAAGTGTTTCGAGGTATTCAGGGTGAGCGCTACTTCACTAGAATGGTGCAAACCCAGTATAGTTCCCTCCTGCGAGCCCCTCAAGATATGACCACGGCAGGAAGTGTGTTTTCATTGCCCATGGGTGACTCAGAAACGGTTGATGTAACATTCGACGGGAGCGGTGGAGGGACGTGGGCCCATTCCGGAGGAGGCTCCGGAGCGTTAACACTGCTGTATTATGAACAGCCATTACATCAGGCGTCCGGAATAGAACGGAAAACCTATAGTTTGGCTCGGTGGATGCCGATAGCCCGACTGGCGGTTGTTTTTGATGTCCCTGTAGGGTCTGAAAAATGGACGACGTTGAATTTTTGGAATTTAAATAATGGACAGCTGCAATGGTATATCAATTTCCATTCCCCGACATCTGGATGGTGTGACGGGGCCATTGTTTATCAAATCCCCGGACCCGGGGGGGTAGGTACTGCGGAAGACGTTAAGTTTGTACGTTTACCCTTCACCTACACACCTTGA
- a CDS encoding HAD family hydrolase, whose amino-acid sequence MTMETPDRGYALFDLDQTLIPWDTQLLFCDFILKRMPWRRFYLLIFLPFLSLHKILGSEGMKRVFLNYLWGMTPAELDQLAEEFVDQHYPDSFYPEMLEVLEQQKQQGRITVLSSASPEIWVKPIAKRLGFDFYFGTTLETAPRVRLFPDIIGGNNKSENKIVKMRSILPEGFAPEAGTPLPDSHGFSDSHVDLPMLNICESASMVHPTDKLRAAGEPRGWKTYTPERPTTGKREFAFACIRQALGIYHQR is encoded by the coding sequence ATGACAATGGAGACGCCGGACCGGGGCTACGCGCTCTTTGACCTCGATCAAACCCTGATCCCATGGGACACCCAGTTGCTGTTCTGCGATTTCATCCTGAAACGCATGCCGTGGAGACGCTTTTACCTGCTCATCTTCCTCCCCTTCCTCTCCCTGCATAAAATCCTGGGCAGTGAAGGCATGAAGCGCGTTTTTCTCAATTACCTCTGGGGAATGACACCAGCGGAACTGGATCAACTCGCCGAGGAATTTGTCGACCAACACTACCCCGACAGCTTCTACCCTGAAATGCTCGAAGTTCTGGAGCAGCAAAAACAACAAGGCCGGATCACCGTACTCAGCTCTGCCAGCCCCGAGATCTGGGTCAAACCCATCGCCAAACGACTTGGTTTCGATTTCTACTTCGGCACCACTCTGGAAACAGCCCCCCGGGTCCGATTGTTCCCCGACATCATCGGAGGCAACAACAAGAGCGAAAATAAAATTGTCAAAATGCGCTCGATCCTTCCTGAAGGGTTCGCCCCCGAAGCCGGCACCCCCCTCCCCGACAGCCATGGGTTTTCCGACAGCCACGTCGATCTCCCGATGCTCAACATCTGCGAATCCGCCAGCATGGTTCATCCGACGGACAAACTGCGCGCCGCAGGCGAACCACGCGGATGGAAAACCTACACCCCGGAACGACCCACCACCGGCAAACGCGAATTTGCCTTTGCCTGTATCCGCCAGGCGCTTGGGATCTACCACCAACGGTAG
- a CDS encoding porin, translating into MTQTNKLATAATVAVLGSALPALAGSTTPVEAPESNPCGDWCDTLKGIGTVYKNGDNPYVQELKFFGRYQWQSAHIDGNDVNGDDFNSSFATHRRFRLGAQMKFANYFKLKANVNLVADAKHTSANSINWGFPDVASAVFDEAKLTFDAGKAFGTGGLDQLHFTYGRQKLKMSQEAHTSSKKIKTVERSALANTIYRSARPVGFTVDAAKGSWSGAFAVFSDQIAGTEWDSVIGEWSDGIGYYANVTKTFSDDSELLIDFLYHDDSGDALVDWFGYDWAASVAYAGDCGRWGYMANAIVGDHGDLGNEDREGLFYGAVLMGTYWIAQDSLELVGQYQWQGSEESEGVRTNSRYFRADNGGDVNSGRGDSHHSLYAGLNWYLCGDNAKIMTGVEYQNLDTPDGDADGTTLWLAFRTYF; encoded by the coding sequence ATGACTCAAACCAATAAACTTGCAACAGCCGCCACCGTGGCTGTTCTCGGTTCCGCCCTGCCGGCACTCGCTGGTTCCACGACACCTGTTGAAGCCCCGGAAAGCAACCCATGCGGTGACTGGTGTGATACCCTCAAAGGCATCGGCACTGTCTATAAAAACGGCGACAACCCATACGTCCAGGAGCTGAAATTCTTCGGCCGCTACCAGTGGCAGTCAGCGCACATCGATGGCAACGACGTCAACGGAGATGATTTCAACTCCTCATTCGCCACCCATCGCCGCTTCCGCCTCGGTGCCCAGATGAAGTTTGCCAACTACTTCAAGCTCAAGGCCAACGTCAACCTCGTAGCCGACGCCAAACACACCAGCGCCAACAGCATCAACTGGGGATTCCCCGATGTGGCATCCGCTGTGTTCGATGAAGCCAAACTCACCTTCGACGCCGGCAAGGCATTCGGAACCGGAGGATTGGATCAACTTCATTTCACCTACGGCCGCCAAAAGCTCAAAATGTCCCAGGAAGCCCACACTTCCTCGAAAAAAATCAAAACGGTTGAGCGTTCCGCCCTCGCCAATACCATCTACCGCTCCGCCCGTCCGGTCGGATTCACCGTCGACGCAGCCAAAGGATCCTGGAGTGGCGCCTTCGCCGTCTTCAGTGACCAGATCGCCGGCACCGAGTGGGACTCCGTGATCGGAGAGTGGAGCGATGGCATCGGTTACTACGCCAACGTCACCAAAACCTTCAGTGACGACAGCGAACTCCTCATCGACTTCCTCTACCACGACGACAGCGGCGACGCCCTCGTTGACTGGTTCGGATACGACTGGGCGGCTTCGGTTGCCTATGCAGGAGATTGCGGTCGTTGGGGATACATGGCCAACGCCATCGTGGGCGACCACGGCGACCTCGGTAACGAAGACCGCGAAGGTCTCTTTTACGGAGCCGTCCTCATGGGCACCTACTGGATTGCGCAGGACTCCCTGGAGTTGGTTGGTCAATATCAATGGCAGGGTTCCGAGGAGTCTGAAGGTGTGCGCACCAACAGCCGTTACTTCCGTGCCGACAACGGTGGCGATGTCAACAGCGGACGTGGCGACAGCCATCACTCGCTTTACGCCGGCCTCAACTGGTATCTCTGCGGCGACAACGCCAAAATCATGACCGGTGTCGAATACCAAAACCTCGACACCCCGGATGGTGACGCCGACGGCACCACGCTCTGGCTCGCCTTCCGCACCTATTTCTAG
- the mnmE gene encoding tRNA uridine-5-carboxymethylaminomethyl(34) synthesis GTPase MnmE has protein sequence MDTTIAAIASAPGMGAVGLIRVSGPEAMACVSRCLPEGRKVEEFAERYATLTRIVDGDGAVIDEALVTSFRGPRSYTGEDSVEIACHGGVLVMRRVLERLLECGVEAAQPGEFSQRAFMNGKMDLTQAEAVMDLISAQTDLAMRAAHEQLQGRLGNQTEALRSELLGIAAHVEAFIDFPEEDIDTDTGVELSKRLLQAAAGVDRLLQTAEQGRVLREGLRTVIFGAPNAGKSSLLNGLLGYERAIVSDIEGTTRDTVEEVLNLKGIPVRLIDTAGVRHTEDVIEQQGVDRTRAQVETADLILEVVDGSQPPALRLSEEEIAGRHHVLVINKSDLGVYAAWQAEQGVAVSCLPGQNLDDLVAAIAHEISLGAGEWGGHAVAINARHQACLKRARQSLLAAEQTLSAGEGAEFISMDLREAMDAVGEIAGRIDTEELLGEIFGSFCIGK, from the coding sequence ATGGACACGACGATTGCTGCGATTGCTTCCGCCCCGGGAATGGGTGCGGTAGGTTTGATCCGGGTGAGTGGACCGGAGGCGATGGCTTGTGTTAGTCGTTGTTTGCCCGAGGGGCGCAAGGTGGAAGAATTCGCCGAACGTTACGCTACCCTGACGCGGATCGTGGATGGCGATGGTGCTGTGATTGATGAGGCCCTGGTGACCAGCTTTCGAGGGCCCCGGAGTTACACCGGTGAAGATTCGGTTGAGATCGCCTGCCACGGAGGTGTGCTAGTGATGCGTCGGGTGCTTGAGCGATTGCTCGAGTGTGGCGTCGAGGCCGCTCAGCCGGGTGAGTTCAGCCAGCGGGCCTTCATGAATGGCAAGATGGATCTGACCCAGGCCGAGGCGGTGATGGATCTGATCTCTGCCCAGACGGATCTGGCGATGCGTGCTGCGCATGAGCAACTGCAGGGTAGATTGGGAAACCAGACCGAGGCCTTGCGATCAGAGCTGCTCGGGATTGCTGCGCATGTGGAGGCCTTCATTGATTTTCCCGAGGAAGATATTGATACGGATACCGGTGTGGAGTTGTCGAAGCGTTTGCTTCAGGCCGCTGCGGGGGTAGATCGATTGTTACAGACCGCGGAGCAAGGGCGGGTGCTCCGTGAGGGTTTACGGACCGTGATCTTTGGTGCTCCCAATGCTGGGAAATCGAGTTTGCTGAATGGTTTGTTAGGATATGAGCGGGCCATTGTCAGTGATATCGAAGGAACGACCCGGGATACAGTGGAAGAGGTGCTGAACCTCAAAGGCATTCCCGTCCGCCTGATCGATACCGCCGGTGTGAGACATACCGAGGATGTGATTGAGCAACAGGGGGTGGACCGCACCCGTGCCCAAGTGGAGACGGCGGACCTGATTCTTGAAGTGGTGGATGGAAGCCAGCCTCCTGCTCTACGCCTGAGTGAGGAAGAAATTGCCGGACGCCATCATGTATTGGTGATCAACAAGTCGGATCTTGGCGTTTATGCTGCTTGGCAGGCTGAGCAGGGTGTTGCGGTTTCATGTTTGCCCGGGCAGAACCTGGATGACCTGGTAGCGGCGATAGCTCACGAAATTTCTCTGGGTGCCGGTGAATGGGGTGGTCATGCTGTGGCGATCAATGCCCGTCATCAGGCGTGTTTGAAGCGGGCTCGGCAGTCACTGCTGGCCGCAGAGCAAACCTTGTCAGCCGGAGAAGGGGCTGAGTTTATTTCCATGGACCTGCGCGAAGCGATGGACGCCGTGGGTGAAATTGCCGGCCGGATCGATACCGAGGAACTACTCGGTGAGATTTTCGGTAGTTTTTGTATCGGGAAGTAG
- the hisC gene encoding histidinol-phosphate transaminase has product MSSDPSSLQPVQRCANQFVCDLVAYEPGKPIEETARELGLDPETIVKLASNENSLGPSAMAQEAMRAELSQAHIYPDGGGYKLRSALAKKYDLGLEHVVLGNGSNEIIELLCHCFLNPQAELIAAEHAFVVYKLMATLFGAKYVEVCDPDFIHDLDGMAAAITEDTRLVFIANPNNPTGTYVDEHALDRFMAQVPDHVVVVFDEAYYEFWQDAPDTLKYIREGKNVCVLRTFSKAYGLAGLRIGYGLAAPGVAAILQKARQPFNANAMAQTAALAALEDKEHVANTKAMNDEGLAFYASAFEARGLEYVPSVANFVLVKVGDGDAVFQAMLEKGVIVRAMRGYKLPGWVRISVGTKTENERCIEVLDEVLAS; this is encoded by the coding sequence ATGTCGAGCGACCCATCATCCCTTCAGCCCGTTCAGCGGTGTGCGAACCAGTTTGTCTGTGACCTCGTTGCCTATGAGCCGGGGAAACCGATCGAAGAGACCGCCCGTGAGCTTGGGCTGGATCCCGAAACAATCGTCAAACTGGCATCGAATGAAAACTCCCTCGGGCCATCCGCGATGGCGCAGGAGGCGATGCGTGCGGAGTTGAGCCAGGCGCACATCTACCCGGACGGTGGAGGATACAAGCTGCGTTCCGCCCTCGCAAAAAAATACGACCTCGGTCTTGAGCATGTGGTGCTGGGCAATGGATCAAATGAAATCATCGAGTTGCTTTGCCATTGTTTTTTGAATCCGCAGGCGGAGTTGATTGCCGCGGAACACGCTTTTGTCGTCTACAAGTTGATGGCCACCTTGTTTGGTGCCAAGTATGTCGAGGTCTGCGATCCCGATTTTATCCATGACCTGGATGGTATGGCCGCGGCGATTACTGAGGATACACGCCTTGTGTTTATAGCCAACCCCAACAACCCGACGGGAACCTATGTCGATGAGCATGCTCTGGACCGCTTCATGGCGCAGGTGCCGGACCACGTTGTCGTGGTCTTCGATGAGGCGTATTACGAGTTCTGGCAGGACGCGCCGGATACCTTGAAATACATCCGCGAAGGGAAAAACGTCTGTGTGCTGCGAACCTTCTCAAAAGCCTATGGCCTGGCCGGTCTGCGTATCGGTTACGGGCTGGCTGCTCCGGGTGTGGCCGCTATTTTACAGAAGGCCCGCCAGCCGTTTAATGCCAATGCCATGGCCCAGACTGCCGCCTTGGCCGCCTTGGAAGATAAGGAGCACGTCGCCAACACCAAGGCCATGAACGACGAGGGACTGGCATTTTACGCCAGTGCTTTTGAAGCACGAGGGTTGGAGTATGTGCCTAGCGTGGCGAATTTCGTTTTGGTCAAGGTGGGGGACGGTGATGCTGTCTTCCAGGCGATGCTTGAGAAGGGCGTGATCGTGCGTGCGATGCGTGGATACAAACTTCCAGGCTGGGTCCGGATTTCGGTGGGAACCAAAACGGAAAACGAACGCTGCATCGAGGTTCTCGATGAGGTGCTGGCATCCTGA
- a CDS encoding sulfatase: MRCINQSTRGKLVLALGTLCLASIPWQVKATLEKNQKHPNVLMIAVDDLNDWIGCMGGHPQAITPNIDRLAQDGMLFLNNHCQAPICGPSRASVITGLHPTTTGIYLQIHDKNIKKANTAANKSTFLSDWFEQHGYKSIGAGKILHQGGRILFDEYGPGSSMGPKPKKKFKFEPKDTGFPPGTQTDWGAYPESDQSMPDVKTAAYAVKKLGEKHDKPFFMAIGFCRPHVPWYVPQKWFDMYQADKIQLPAYHPEDMDDVPDMGKRIAEVPMMPTTEWAIQNNEWNNIIHAYLACTTFADAQIGKVLNALCQSEYADNTIVVLWSDHGYHLGEKNRFAKQAIWERDTRTVLLIKSPDTIAGGKCEAPTQLLDIYPTLLDLCQLPTNPQAEGHSLKPLLQNPKADWKHLAVTSYGVGNFSIRDRTYRYIRYEDGSEELYNLKTDPNEWNNLAKLNQYTAVKGRFDQHIPKSQAPLSKVSYYNINAYWQSKVKAIQSRKE, encoded by the coding sequence ATGAGATGCATCAACCAGTCCACTAGGGGTAAACTTGTTCTGGCACTTGGCACTCTGTGTCTGGCTTCTATCCCCTGGCAGGTAAAAGCGACATTGGAGAAGAACCAGAAACATCCCAATGTCTTGATGATTGCGGTTGACGACCTCAACGATTGGATTGGCTGCATGGGTGGCCATCCCCAAGCGATCACCCCGAACATCGACCGCTTGGCACAGGATGGAATGCTCTTTTTGAATAACCACTGCCAAGCCCCGATCTGCGGTCCATCCCGCGCTTCCGTCATCACCGGACTCCACCCCACAACCACGGGTATCTATTTACAGATCCATGATAAAAACATCAAAAAGGCCAACACCGCAGCCAACAAAAGCACTTTTCTCAGCGACTGGTTTGAGCAGCATGGCTACAAATCCATTGGTGCGGGGAAAATTCTGCATCAAGGAGGCAGGATTCTTTTTGATGAATACGGACCGGGTAGCAGCATGGGTCCGAAGCCCAAAAAGAAATTTAAATTTGAGCCCAAAGACACCGGATTCCCTCCAGGAACCCAAACCGACTGGGGTGCCTATCCAGAAAGCGACCAATCCATGCCCGACGTTAAAACTGCAGCTTATGCGGTAAAAAAACTCGGAGAAAAACACGACAAACCCTTTTTTATGGCCATTGGATTCTGCCGTCCTCACGTCCCGTGGTATGTCCCACAAAAATGGTTTGATATGTATCAAGCCGACAAAATTCAATTACCAGCTTACCATCCTGAGGACATGGATGATGTGCCGGATATGGGAAAACGAATTGCCGAGGTTCCCATGATGCCCACAACCGAATGGGCCATTCAAAACAACGAATGGAACAATATCATTCACGCCTATCTGGCATGTACCACCTTTGCCGATGCCCAAATCGGTAAGGTTCTCAATGCCTTGTGCCAGAGCGAATATGCAGATAACACCATCGTCGTCCTCTGGTCAGATCACGGATACCACCTCGGAGAAAAAAACCGTTTTGCCAAACAGGCGATCTGGGAGAGAGACACCCGGACCGTCTTATTGATCAAATCGCCAGACACCATCGCTGGAGGAAAATGTGAAGCCCCCACTCAACTCCTCGACATCTACCCCACCTTGCTGGACCTTTGCCAACTGCCAACCAACCCACAGGCAGAAGGACACAGCCTGAAACCCCTGCTGCAAAACCCAAAAGCCGATTGGAAACACCTCGCGGTCACCTCATACGGCGTGGGAAATTTTTCCATTCGTGATCGCACATACCGCTACATCCGATACGAAGATGGATCTGAAGAACTCTATAACCTGAAAACCGACCCCAACGAATGGAATAATCTCGCTAAGCTGAATCAATATACCGCGGTCAAGGGTCGGTTCGATCAACACATCCCCAAGTCACAGGCCCCACTCTCGAAAGTCAGCTACTACAACATCAATGCCTACTGGCAATCCAAAGTCAAAGCCATCCAATCGAGGAAAGAATAA
- a CDS encoding ubiquinone/menaquinone biosynthesis methyltransferase, with translation MKFNKVQDPGYVKKAFSRIADRYVVTNHVLSLGTDILWRRKVGRIVERWQPVTILDLATGTGDLALELQRDCPGAMVTGADFCEEMLAHAAERGVAKTVVADAMNMPFKDDEFDVLTVAFGLRNMASWPDALEEMRRVIRPGGHLLVLDFSLPTGILRRPYRFYLNKVLPKIAGMMTGEGDAYEYLAGTIEQFPSGSKMTDLIESCGYKNARCKPLSFGIASIYTAEV, from the coding sequence TTGAAGTTTAATAAGGTGCAGGACCCTGGATATGTAAAAAAGGCATTTAGTCGTATCGCGGATCGTTATGTGGTGACCAACCATGTCTTGAGTCTGGGAACCGACATCTTATGGCGGCGTAAGGTTGGCCGGATCGTGGAGCGCTGGCAGCCAGTAACCATTCTCGATTTGGCGACCGGAACCGGTGATCTTGCCTTGGAACTCCAGCGGGATTGTCCGGGAGCAATGGTGACGGGCGCGGATTTCTGTGAGGAAATGCTGGCGCACGCTGCCGAGCGCGGCGTAGCCAAGACGGTGGTGGCCGACGCCATGAACATGCCGTTTAAGGATGATGAATTCGATGTGCTGACGGTCGCTTTCGGTCTGCGCAATATGGCGAGCTGGCCGGATGCCTTGGAAGAAATGCGCCGTGTCATTCGCCCTGGCGGTCACCTGCTGGTGCTTGATTTTTCGCTTCCGACCGGAATCCTGAGGCGCCCCTACCGCTTTTACCTCAACAAGGTGCTACCGAAAATTGCCGGCATGATGACCGGAGAAGGGGACGCTTACGAATATCTGGCAGGGACCATCGAACAATTCCCCAGCGGTAGTAAAATGACGGACCTGATTGAGTCCTGCGGCTACAAAAATGCCCGCTGCAAGCCCTTGAGCTTCGGGATTGCAAGTATTTACACGGCTGAGGTGTAG
- a CDS encoding GNAT family N-acetyltransferase → MIDMLVRLYELPDTQDVYRRVENQGVILRRARAYERHLVAAWAAEHFSPKWESEVKVAFSRQPVTCFLATRDQEILGFACYETTARGFYGPTGVSEAARGTGIGKALLFKSMESLKDLGYVYGMIGGVGPEEFYAKAIGAVGIPGSDPGIYRDILPG, encoded by the coding sequence ATGATTGACATGTTGGTCAGGCTGTATGAGTTGCCGGATACGCAGGATGTGTACCGGCGGGTTGAGAATCAGGGGGTTATTCTGCGCCGGGCACGTGCGTATGAACGGCATCTGGTTGCAGCTTGGGCGGCAGAGCATTTCTCCCCCAAGTGGGAGAGCGAGGTGAAGGTCGCTTTTTCGCGCCAACCGGTGACCTGTTTCCTGGCGACCCGGGATCAGGAGATTCTCGGTTTTGCTTGTTATGAGACGACCGCTCGTGGGTTTTACGGCCCGACCGGTGTGTCTGAAGCGGCTCGTGGGACCGGGATCGGCAAAGCGCTGCTTTTTAAATCGATGGAATCGCTCAAGGACTTGGGTTACGTCTACGGAATGATTGGCGGGGTTGGCCCGGAGGAGTTTTATGCCAAGGCCATTGGTGCCGTTGGTATCCCGGGCAGTGACCCCGGAATCTACCGTGATATTTTACCAGGCTAG
- the bioD gene encoding dethiobiotin synthase, which yields MKGFFITGTDTDAGKTYVSSLILKALRQERVDVVGYKPICCGGREDAYALQEASGGDAGGALDLYKVNPFWARTPAAPYVAAMFEKKDLEIAPLIQGAADLAAAHDAVLVEGVGGWMVPITKEYMIADLAKDIGLPVILVVGNRLGTLNHTLLTVQSMRSAGIEPVGMVVNNLVDELDTATVTNKSLVEDLTGVPVLADVIQGQEEIEAWPFLELLEQ from the coding sequence ATGAAGGGATTCTTTATTACAGGAACAGATACGGATGCGGGCAAAACGTATGTGAGCTCGTTGATTCTCAAGGCGCTTCGTCAAGAGCGCGTGGATGTGGTTGGCTATAAGCCGATTTGTTGTGGTGGTCGTGAAGACGCCTATGCCTTGCAAGAGGCCTCGGGTGGAGATGCCGGGGGTGCTTTGGATCTTTACAAGGTGAACCCATTTTGGGCACGGACTCCGGCAGCCCCCTATGTGGCGGCGATGTTTGAGAAAAAAGATCTGGAAATTGCGCCTTTGATTCAAGGGGCTGCGGATCTTGCTGCGGCTCATGATGCGGTGCTGGTTGAGGGTGTTGGTGGCTGGATGGTTCCGATCACCAAGGAATATATGATTGCGGACCTCGCCAAGGATATCGGGTTGCCCGTGATTTTGGTGGTTGGAAACCGCTTGGGGACCTTGAACCACACCTTGCTGACGGTGCAGTCGATGCGCTCGGCCGGAATTGAACCGGTGGGCATGGTGGTGAACAACCTGGTGGATGAACTCGATACCGCTACGGTGACCAACAAAAGTTTGGTGGAAGATCTGACCGGGGTTCCGGTTTTGGCCGATGTGATTCAGGGGCAGGAAGAAATTGAAGCCTGGCCGTTTCTTGAATTGCTGGAACAATAG
- the cdaA gene encoding diadenylate cyclase CdaA, which yields MSFIQDYWRAVGEILIIWICLYQIYRAFKDTRGARIMVGLALLLMVLSSVSLILDLKVIWWIMKHLFLGMAAASLIIFQPELRNALAKLGSTKLFSFSQSQTHEFLDTFSEAVSQLSKKRIGALFAFERSISLKEHLKTGVELDSVFSPEFALTVFHPKTALHDGGMIIAQNRVAGAGCVFPVSSRELSDRSTGLRHRAAIGVTEEADCVAVVVSEETGQVSICVDGKLSRGLSEDAFRSKLEHIFLPKEREHEEKMDEQLAGEAGDLDGGRGNLAAD from the coding sequence GTGAGTTTTATTCAAGATTACTGGCGTGCGGTGGGGGAGATCCTGATTATATGGATCTGTCTCTACCAGATTTATCGTGCCTTCAAGGACACCCGGGGGGCCAGGATCATGGTCGGCTTGGCATTGCTCTTGATGGTTTTGTCCTCGGTTTCCTTGATTTTGGATCTCAAAGTCATCTGGTGGATTATGAAGCACCTGTTCCTTGGTATGGCGGCAGCCTCCCTGATTATTTTTCAACCGGAGTTGCGTAACGCCTTGGCCAAACTGGGAAGCACCAAGTTGTTTTCCTTTTCCCAATCCCAGACCCATGAGTTTCTCGATACTTTTTCCGAGGCCGTGAGCCAGTTGTCGAAAAAACGGATTGGAGCTTTGTTCGCGTTTGAACGATCGATCTCCTTGAAAGAGCACCTGAAGACGGGCGTGGAGTTGGATTCCGTTTTTTCTCCGGAGTTTGCGTTGACGGTGTTTCATCCGAAGACGGCTTTGCACGACGGAGGTATGATCATTGCCCAGAACAGGGTGGCAGGTGCCGGTTGTGTGTTTCCTGTAAGTTCCCGTGAGTTGTCCGACCGCAGTACGGGGCTTCGCCACCGGGCTGCCATCGGTGTGACCGAGGAGGCTGATTGTGTGGCCGTGGTGGTGAGTGAGGAAACCGGGCAGGTGTCGATTTGTGTGGATGGGAAGCTGTCGCGTGGTTTAAGCGAGGACGCGTTCCGATCAAAACTGGAACATATCTTTTTACCAAAGGAGAGAGAGCATGAAGAAAAAATGGATGAACAATTGGCCGGCGAAGCTGGCGACCTTGATGGTGGCCGTGGTAATCTGGCTGCTGATTAA